A section of the Pseudomonas sp. FP453 genome encodes:
- a CDS encoding FecR domain-containing protein — protein MSVISSKPVSARVLDAAIAWQLSLDSGDGSPVEREEFDKWLASDEEHARAWRQLGMLDQRFSAASGPARAALLQSREGIRQRVRKLGSGLASIAVVIGLALFAGERYVPIHYWLADQRTATGEQRTLKLADGTLINLNTHSAIDVRFDEKRRLIVLQEGEILVETGHNDARPFYVQTRDGSLRALGTRFIVRREDDATRLSVLQSAVGAQPEALPQEQIFKEGQQVLMRSDGLGPTLAVTPATDAWTRGMLVVDNARLGDVVAELARYRTGHLGVDKNVADLRITGSFPLHDTTLALNALLPTLPVQIEQHTPWWVTVGAKP, from the coding sequence GTGAGCGTGATCAGCTCCAAACCGGTGTCGGCCCGGGTGCTGGATGCGGCGATTGCCTGGCAACTGTCCCTCGATTCCGGGGATGGCAGCCCGGTGGAGCGCGAAGAGTTCGACAAATGGCTGGCCAGCGACGAAGAACACGCCCGCGCCTGGCGCCAACTGGGCATGCTCGACCAGCGTTTCAGCGCGGCTTCGGGCCCGGCACGGGCGGCGTTGTTGCAGTCCCGCGAGGGCATTCGCCAGCGGGTGCGCAAGCTTGGTAGTGGCTTGGCGAGCATCGCCGTGGTGATTGGCCTCGCGTTGTTTGCCGGGGAACGCTATGTGCCGATCCACTACTGGCTGGCCGACCAACGCACCGCCACCGGCGAGCAGCGCACGCTGAAACTGGCGGACGGCACCCTGATCAACCTCAACACCCACAGCGCCATCGACGTGCGCTTCGATGAAAAACGCCGGCTGATCGTGTTGCAGGAGGGCGAAATCCTCGTCGAGACCGGCCACAACGACGCGCGGCCGTTCTATGTGCAGACCCGCGACGGCAGCCTGCGGGCGCTGGGCACGCGGTTTATCGTCAGGCGCGAAGACGACGCCACGCGCTTGAGCGTGCTGCAATCGGCGGTCGGCGCCCAGCCCGAGGCGTTGCCGCAGGAACAGATCTTCAAGGAAGGCCAGCAGGTGCTGATGCGCAGCGATGGCCTGGGCCCGACGCTGGCCGTGACGCCCGCCACCGACGCGTGGACGCGCGGCATGCTGGTGGTGGACAACGCGCGCCTGGGGGATGTGGTGGCGGAACTGGCGCGCTACCGCACCGGGCACCTGGGTGTGGATAAGAATGTGGCGGACCTGCGCATTACCGGCAGCTTCCCGCTGCATGACACGACCCTGGCGCTGAATGCGCTGCTGCCGACATTGCCGGTGCAGATCGAGCAGCATACGCCGTGGTGGGTGACTGTCGGCGCCAAGCCTTAG